Proteins from a single region of Cydia pomonella isolate Wapato2018A chromosome 13, ilCydPomo1, whole genome shotgun sequence:
- the LOC133524515 gene encoding uncharacterized protein LOC133524515 — MEKTEEQIKRELIARRGSRKATLTRIKNKMDASYINDKQMLQLMVERAQVAFNEYEDLSLQIGDEEDPVPIETTYYECVAAMRQRISDLSGPGPTSGAGALPAASPQVASKVKLPNIQIPTFTGKYTDYRPFIEMFTALVHNNEGFDCIQKFFYLRSFLKSEAFDLVKNLPVIGQSYSEALKILADRYDNKYKIINEHINALFELPVLTKSSPSALRSLISITKQHLAALKNLDEAIEKWDSILICLLNKKLDPLTNREYFLHRDSTKQPTFNDFLKFVEGRALALENSEGRGDTASCAANKVAPVKVTSSSFVTTKASQGCLYCVPVVAA, encoded by the exons ATGGAAAAAACCGAAGAACAAATAAAGCGTGAGCTTATAGCACGCCGAGGCTCAAGAAAAGCGACATTAActcgtatcaaaaataaaatggatGCCTCCTATATTAATGATAAGCAAATGTTACAATTGATGGTCGAGAGGGCCCAGGTGGCATTTAATGAATACGAAGATCTCAGCCTGCAGATAGGGGATGAGGAAGATCCCGTACCGATAGAAACAACATACTATGAATGCGTCGCCGCGATGCGCCAACGTATTTCAGATTTGTCTGGACCTGGACCCACCTCGGGCGCTGGCGCTTTACCGGCAGCGTCGCCTCAAGTTGCGTCAAAAGTTAAGTTACCcaatatacaaatacctacatttacTGGTAAATATACAGATTATAGACCGTTTATTGAAATGTTTACTGCACTTGTGCACAATAATGAAGGGTTTGATTGTATACAAAAGTTTTTCTACCTGAGAAGCTTCTTAAAATCTGAAGCATTTGATTTAGTCAAAAACTTACCTGTCATCGGTCAAAGTTATTCGGAAGCTCTAAAAATTTTAGCTGACAGGTAcgataataaatacaaaatcatCAATGAGCACATTAATGCTTTGTTTGAGTTGCCAGTGCTAACTAAGTCAAGTCCTAGTGCTTTACGCTCATTGATTTCAATTACAAAACAGCATTTAGCTGCATTAAAAAACCTTGACGAGGCCATTGAAAAATGGGACAGCATTCTCATTtgcctattaaataaaaaacttgacCCGTTGACTAACCGAGAGTATTTTTTGCATAGGGATTCCACAAAACAGCCAACCTTTAACgattttttgaaatttgtaGAAGGTCGGGCCCTTGCCCTAGAGAACAGTGAGGGACGGGGTGACACAGCAAGCTGTGCTGCTAACAAAGTAGCTCCAGTGAAGGTGACATCATCATCGTTTGTCACTACCAAAGCATCCCAAGGCTGTCTGTACTGCG TGCCTGTTGTCGCAGCCTGA